A portion of the Nitrospira defluvii genome contains these proteins:
- the sthA gene encoding Si-specific NAD(P)(+) transhydrogenase: protein MAHYDLLVIGTGPAGQKAAIQAAKLGKKVGIVERKRVVGGVCTNTGTIPSKSLREAALYLSGFHQRSLYGASYRVKQDITMADLTFRANHVITREIEIIQNQMTRNNVDLCFGTASFLDPHRLLIERPDDRVEHTADYVVIACGTIPARPAHIPFDDHTIIDTDGLLLLKDLPKSITIIGGGVIGAEYASILATMGIHVTLIERRPRLLEFVDQETIEALQYHMRSIGVVLRFNEEVVSVDRTAGQQVIVRLKSGKEIAASTVLYSVGRTGASATLNLDAIGLSADERGRLTVNEHYQTAVPHIYAAGDIIGFPALASTSMQQGRHAACHAFGIPCQTQSDLMPYGIYSIPEISMIGRNEDDLTKNGVPYAVGIARYREIARGQIIGDEIGMLKLLFHNKTRQLLGVHAIGDGATELIHIGQTVMAYQGQIDYFVDAVFNYPTLAECYRVAALDGINQLPRPWTPRV, encoded by the coding sequence ATGGCCCACTATGATCTACTGGTGATCGGCACAGGCCCGGCCGGGCAGAAGGCCGCCATTCAAGCGGCCAAACTGGGCAAGAAAGTCGGCATCGTCGAGCGGAAACGGGTCGTCGGCGGCGTCTGCACCAACACCGGGACCATCCCCAGCAAGTCGCTTCGCGAAGCCGCGCTCTACCTCTCCGGATTCCATCAGCGCAGCCTGTACGGCGCCAGCTACCGCGTCAAGCAGGACATCACCATGGCGGACCTGACCTTCCGCGCCAACCACGTCATCACCCGTGAGATCGAGATCATCCAAAACCAGATGACGCGGAACAACGTCGATCTCTGCTTCGGGACGGCGTCCTTCCTCGATCCGCACCGGTTGCTCATCGAACGTCCGGATGACCGGGTAGAACATACGGCCGACTATGTTGTCATTGCTTGCGGCACCATCCCGGCCCGCCCCGCGCACATTCCGTTCGACGACCATACGATCATCGACACCGACGGCCTCCTGCTGCTGAAAGATCTGCCCAAGTCCATTACCATCATCGGCGGTGGCGTCATCGGCGCGGAATACGCGTCGATCCTCGCGACCATGGGTATCCATGTCACCCTGATCGAACGCCGCCCCCGCCTGCTGGAGTTTGTGGACCAGGAAACCATCGAGGCGTTGCAGTATCATATGCGCAGCATCGGGGTGGTGCTGCGGTTTAATGAAGAGGTCGTCTCCGTCGACCGCACGGCCGGACAACAGGTCATCGTCCGCTTGAAAAGCGGCAAGGAAATCGCCGCCTCCACCGTCCTCTACTCCGTCGGTCGCACGGGGGCCAGTGCCACGCTCAACCTGGATGCCATCGGGCTCTCCGCAGATGAACGCGGACGCCTCACCGTCAACGAGCATTATCAAACAGCTGTCCCCCACATCTATGCCGCCGGGGACATCATCGGGTTTCCCGCGCTTGCCTCGACCTCTATGCAACAGGGCCGTCATGCCGCCTGTCACGCCTTTGGTATCCCCTGCCAGACCCAATCGGATCTGATGCCCTACGGGATCTATTCGATTCCGGAGATCTCCATGATCGGCCGCAACGAAGACGACCTCACCAAGAACGGCGTCCCCTACGCCGTCGGCATCGCCCGGTACCGCGAGATCGCGCGCGGACAAATCATCGGCGACGAGATCGGCATGCTGAAACTGCTCTTCCACAACAAGACCAGGCAACTGCTCGGCGTCCATGCCATCGGCGACGGCGCCACGGAACTCATCCATATCGGCCAAACGGTCATGGCCTATCAGGGCCAGATCGACTACTTCGTGGATGCCGTATTCAATTACCCGACCCTCGCGGAATGTTATCGCGTCGCCGCCTTGGACGGGATCAATCAGCTGCCCAGGCCCTGGACTCCGAGAGTGTGA
- the tenA gene encoding thiaminase II, translating to MSFSTHLRKLAQPVWDAQLTHPFVLALGKGTLSERKFRYYILQDARFLADLARVFAAGSLRAPDAESALRFAKLAEETITVERSLHENYGKRWKLSPQEMLNEPMSPTNYAYTRHMLAVAQSGTATEIAVVALPCAWIYCVVGKHLLKNGPPPAKHPYRDWLMLYASPEFEAVQEWMRARVDTWARTAGHEEKKRMEQAFLISSKYEWMFWEMAWNEEKWPV from the coding sequence ATGTCGTTTTCAACGCATCTTCGCAAATTGGCTCAACCGGTGTGGGATGCGCAACTGACCCACCCCTTTGTGCTGGCGCTCGGGAAAGGCACGCTGTCGGAGCGAAAGTTCCGCTACTACATTCTTCAGGATGCCCGCTTCCTCGCCGATCTCGCCAGGGTCTTCGCGGCGGGGTCCTTGCGCGCGCCGGATGCGGAATCGGCGTTGCGATTTGCCAAGCTGGCCGAAGAAACCATCACCGTCGAGCGCAGCCTCCACGAAAATTACGGCAAGCGCTGGAAACTCTCGCCGCAAGAGATGCTGAACGAGCCGATGTCCCCGACCAACTACGCCTACACACGTCACATGCTCGCCGTGGCCCAAAGCGGCACGGCCACGGAGATTGCCGTCGTCGCACTTCCCTGCGCATGGATCTACTGCGTCGTCGGCAAACACCTGCTCAAGAATGGCCCTCCGCCTGCGAAACACCCCTACCGTGACTGGCTGATGCTGTACGCCTCACCGGAGTTCGAGGCCGTCCAGGAATGGATGCGGGCCAGAGTCGACACCTGGGCGCGAACGGCCGGACATGAAGAAAAGAAACGCATGGAACAGGCGTTCCTGATCAGTTCCAAATATGAGTGGATGTTTTGGGAAATGGCCTGGAATGAGGAGAAGTGGCCGGTGTGA